From a single Alloactinosynnema sp. L-07 genomic region:
- the clpB gene encoding ATP-dependent chaperone ClpB, with protein sequence MDAFNPTTKTQAAISAAAQAASAAGNPDIRPVHLLGALLAQADGLTAPLLTAVGADPNTVRKELEPLVRALPSAVGATVSSPQLSQAALRAITHAQKLATEMGDEYVSTEHLLVGLAAEGGDVADVLKRHGATPDALREAFARVRGSARVSSPDPEGTYQALEKYGVDLTDRARKGELDPVIGRDTEIRRVVQVLSRRTKNNPVLIGEPGVGKTAIVEGLAQRIIAGDVPESLRGKRVVGLDLGAMVAGAKFRGEFEERLKAVLKEITDSAGQVITFIDELHTIVGAGATGEGAMDAGNMIKPMLARGELRMVGATTLDEYRQHIEKDPALERRFQQVLVGEPSVEDTIGILRGLKERYEVHHGVRITDTALVAAATLSDRYITARFLPDKAIDLVDEAASRLRMEIDSRPVEIDVVERAVRRLEIEEMALSKEDDAASRDRLATLRAELAEKRETLSGLTARWQNEKGSLDRVRELKEKLEALRGESERAERDGDLGRAAELRYGRIPALEKELDAAIEVTANSGEQVMLKEEVGPDDVAEVVSAWTGIPAGRMLEGETQKLLRMEDAITARVVGQAEAVRAVSDAVRRARAGVADPDRPTGSFLFLGPTGVGKTELAKALAEFLFDDERAMVRIDMSEYAEKHSVARLVGAPPGYVGYDQGGQLTESVRRRPYSVVLLDEVEKAHPDVFDVLLQVLDDGRLTDGQGRTVDFRNTILVLTSNLGSQVIADANLDERQRKDAVMGVVQRHFKPEFLNRLDDVVVFHSLATEELTSIVDIQVTRLGRRLAQRRLSLEVTMSARDWLAINGFDPVYGARPLRRLVSSAIGDQLAKSLLAGDIRDGDTVLVDVTDDNTALVVSRA encoded by the coding sequence ATGGACGCGTTCAACCCGACGACCAAGACTCAGGCGGCGATCTCGGCCGCGGCGCAAGCCGCGTCGGCCGCGGGGAATCCCGACATCCGCCCGGTGCACCTGCTCGGCGCGCTGCTGGCGCAGGCCGACGGGCTGACCGCACCCCTGCTCACCGCCGTGGGCGCCGATCCGAACACCGTGCGCAAGGAGTTGGAGCCGCTGGTGCGCGCGCTGCCGTCGGCGGTCGGGGCGACGGTCTCGTCCCCGCAGCTGTCCCAGGCGGCGCTGCGGGCGATCACGCACGCGCAGAAGCTCGCCACCGAGATGGGCGACGAGTACGTCTCCACCGAGCACCTGCTGGTCGGCCTCGCCGCCGAGGGCGGTGACGTCGCCGACGTGCTCAAGCGCCACGGCGCGACGCCGGACGCGCTGCGCGAGGCGTTCGCCAGGGTGCGCGGGTCCGCGCGGGTGTCCAGCCCCGACCCGGAAGGCACCTACCAGGCCCTGGAGAAGTACGGCGTCGACCTGACCGACCGGGCCCGCAAAGGCGAACTCGACCCGGTGATCGGCCGCGACACCGAGATCCGCCGGGTCGTGCAGGTGCTGTCGCGCCGCACGAAGAACAACCCGGTCCTCATCGGCGAGCCCGGCGTCGGCAAGACCGCGATCGTGGAGGGCCTGGCCCAGCGGATCATCGCCGGTGACGTGCCCGAGTCGCTGCGCGGCAAGCGGGTCGTCGGGCTCGACCTCGGCGCGATGGTGGCCGGGGCGAAGTTCCGCGGCGAGTTCGAGGAGCGGCTCAAGGCCGTCCTCAAGGAGATCACCGACTCCGCGGGCCAGGTCATCACCTTCATCGATGAACTGCACACCATCGTCGGCGCTGGCGCGACCGGCGAAGGCGCGATGGACGCGGGCAACATGATCAAGCCCATGCTGGCCCGCGGCGAGCTGCGGATGGTCGGCGCGACCACGCTCGACGAGTACCGCCAGCACATCGAGAAGGACCCGGCGCTGGAGCGGCGGTTCCAGCAGGTGCTGGTCGGCGAGCCGTCGGTCGAGGACACCATCGGCATCCTGCGCGGACTCAAGGAGCGCTACGAGGTCCACCACGGCGTCCGGATCACCGACACCGCGCTGGTCGCCGCCGCCACCCTGTCCGACCGCTACATCACCGCCCGGTTCCTGCCGGACAAGGCCATCGACCTCGTCGACGAGGCCGCGTCCCGGCTGCGCATGGAGATCGACTCGCGGCCGGTGGAGATCGACGTGGTCGAGCGCGCGGTGCGCAGGCTGGAGATCGAGGAGATGGCACTGTCCAAAGAGGACGACGCCGCCTCCCGTGATCGGCTGGCAACGCTGCGCGCGGAACTGGCCGAGAAGCGAGAGACGCTGTCCGGGCTCACCGCCCGCTGGCAGAACGAGAAGGGCTCCCTCGACCGCGTCCGCGAGCTGAAGGAGAAGCTGGAGGCGCTGCGCGGCGAGTCCGAACGCGCCGAGCGCGACGGCGACCTGGGCCGCGCCGCCGAACTGCGCTACGGCCGGATTCCCGCGCTGGAGAAGGAACTCGACGCGGCGATCGAAGTCACCGCCAACAGCGGCGAGCAGGTCATGCTCAAGGAGGAGGTCGGCCCCGACGACGTCGCCGAGGTCGTCTCCGCGTGGACCGGCATCCCCGCGGGCCGCATGCTCGAAGGCGAGACCCAGAAGCTGCTGCGCATGGAGGACGCGATCACCGCCCGCGTCGTCGGCCAGGCCGAGGCCGTGCGCGCGGTGTCCGACGCGGTCCGCCGCGCCCGCGCGGGCGTGGCCGACCCGGACCGGCCCACCGGCTCCTTCCTGTTCCTCGGCCCGACCGGCGTCGGCAAGACCGAACTGGCCAAGGCGCTGGCGGAGTTCCTGTTCGACGACGAGCGGGCGATGGTCCGCATCGACATGAGCGAATACGCCGAGAAGCACTCGGTGGCCCGCCTGGTCGGTGCCCCGCCCGGCTACGTCGGCTACGACCAGGGCGGCCAGCTCACCGAGTCGGTCCGCCGCCGCCCGTACAGCGTCGTGCTGCTCGACGAGGTGGAGAAGGCCCACCCGGACGTGTTCGACGTGCTGCTGCAGGTGTTGGACGACGGTCGGCTCACCGACGGCCAGGGCCGCACGGTCGACTTCCGCAACACGATCCTGGTGCTCACGTCGAACCTGGGCTCCCAGGTCATCGCCGACGCCAACCTCGACGAACGGCAGCGCAAGGACGCGGTCATGGGCGTCGTCCAGCGGCACTTCAAGCCGGAGTTCCTCAACCGGCTCGATGACGTCGTCGTCTTCCACTCGTTGGCCACCGAGGAGCTGACCTCGATCGTCGACATCCAGGTCACCCGACTCGGCCGCAGGCTGGCGCAGCGCAGGCTCAGCCTGGAGGTCACCATGTCGGCCCGCGACTGGCTCGCGATCAACGGGTTCGACCCGGTCTACGGCGCCCGCCCACTGCGGCGGCTGGTGTCGAGCGCGATCGGCGACCAGCTGGCCAAGTCCCTGCTCGCGGGCGACATCCGCGACGGCGACACCGTCCTGGTCGACGTCACCGACGACAACACCGCGCTCGTAGTTTCCAGGGCCTGA